In Gossypium arboreum isolate Shixiya-1 chromosome 5, ASM2569848v2, whole genome shotgun sequence, a single genomic region encodes these proteins:
- the LOC108453289 gene encoding stearoyl-[acyl-carrier-protein] 9-desaturase, chloroplastic: MALNFNPIASKSQKLPCFALPRKATLRSPKFSMISTIPSGSKEVGNLKKPFTPPKEVPVQITHSMPPHKIEIFKSLEGWAENNILTHLKPVEKCWQPADFLPDPNSDGFHEQVKELREKAKEIPDDYFVVLVGDMITEEALSTYQTMLNTLDGTRDETGASLSPWAIWTRAWTAEENRHGDLLNKYLYLSGRVDMRQIERTIQYLIGSGMDPHTENSPYRGFIYTSFQERATFISHGNTGRLAKEYGDINLAQICGSIASDEKRHETAYTKIVEKLFEIDPDETVQAFADMMKKKIAMPAEFIYDGRDYNLFDHYSAVAQRIGVYTAKDYVDIVEHLVDRWKVKELAGLSAEGRKAQDYLCALPSRIRRLEERAQEKAKEAPSIPFSWIFDREVKL; this comes from the exons ATGGCTTTGAATTTTAATCCCATCGCCTCGAAATCTCAGAAGCTCCCTTGCTTTGCTCTTCCACGAAAGGCCACCCTCAGATCTCCCAAGTTTTCCATGATCTCCACCATTCCTTCTGGCTCCAA AGAGGTTGGGAATCTGAAAAAGCCTTTCACGCCTCCAAAGGAGGTGCCTGTTCAGATCACCCACTCCATGCCGCCTCACAAGATTGAGATCTTTAAATCTTTGGAGGGCTGGGCTGAGAACAACATTCTGACTCACCTCAAACCAGTTGAGAAATGTTGGCAACCCGCCGACTTTCTTCCAGATCCTAATTCTGATGGATTTCATGAGCAAGTCAAAGAGCTTAGGGAAAAGGCAAAGGAAATCCCAGATGATTACTTTGTAGTTTTGGTTGGTGATATGATCACTGAGGAAGCCCTTTCAACTTATCAAACAATGCTTAATACCTTGGATGGAACTCGTGATGAGACAGGTGCTAGCCTTAGCCCTTGGGCCATTTGGACCAGGGCTTGGACTGCTGAAGAAAACAGGCATGGTGATCTGCTTAATAAGTATCTCTACTTGTCTGGGAGAGTGGACATGAGGCAAATTGAGAGGACAATCCAGTACTTGATTGGATCGGGAATG GATCCTCATACAGAGAATAGTCCTTACCGAGGATTCATATACACTTCGTTCCAAGAAAGGGCAACTTTTATTTCCCATGGGAATACAGGCAGGCTGGCCAAGGAGTATGGGGATATTAACTTGGCTCAAATTTGTGGTAGTATTGCCTCAGATGAGAAGCGCCACGAGACAGCCTATACCAAAATCGTTGAAAAGCTGTTTGAGATTGATCCTGATGAAACAGTCCAGGCATTTGCTGATATGATGAAGAAGAAAATTGCCATGCCGGCTGAGTTCATCTATGATGGCAGAGATTATAACTTATTTGACCACTACTCAGCTGTCGCCCAAAGAATCGGGGTTTACACTGCTAAGGACTATGTTGATATAGTAGAGCACCTGGTGGATCGATGGAAGGTGAAGGAGCTAGCTGGGCTTTCGGCCGAGGGGCGCAAAGCTCAGGACTACTTGTGTGCACTTCCTTCGAGAATTAGAAGGTTAGAGGAGAGAGCGCAAGAAAAGGCCAAGGAAGCACCCAGTATCCCATTCAGTTGGATCTTTGATAGAGAAGTGAAACTTTAG